From the genome of Nasonia vitripennis strain AsymCx chromosome 1, Nvit_psr_1.1, whole genome shotgun sequence, one region includes:
- the LOC100119716 gene encoding high affinity cAMP-specific and IBMX-insensitive 3',5'-cyclic phosphodiesterase 8, giving the protein MSDTRRLTNPTLRISGRIEGSDTFGEDVAASSTQTGQAPFGWLNGLFGFLRCSRRRKEWHASERTTSSQLAVSSAFILRKNPQEINFNWLAPNAVSDVFKILLVFPRADQQSEILAGVAQKLGWTVSEARNAEEAVVLFRTCCHDLAIVDRRGGAVRCQEADQVCRTLIEMKSAKRCSIVALVKKSFFTAPHKEELVILHLLNIGYNRALMECSHEGILMNELIGIYASESQPKSQLAGAQLLYLAVDKCRDIIHVTNDQHVIQFANKASEKLLGYRQDELLGKSLEEFVTNGHFALMDQQLQKGREFEGNFHWKRKLKGLINVNCRIVPMNVPGSKTAFYLYLYDTSTSLESFPSSGSFQHLQPRPSIQSTFDRRSFELHHPGKPRRSIVAKLHNLPLEAPITKIITLLTQAAEDAMDPDVKFQIVSAIEILKGTELYSPYFRDDILSESDPIKSDFLGALISVSPVNDTRKSSSMSFGRHSAIMKILNANQHQQMNAKLLKSPRGPQELEDLLETGFEWNFDIFKLETLTNSRPLYYLGMTLMNHYNVAERLECDERTLQNWLTIIEANYNSHVSYHNSTHATDVLQACARFMRSDRIQQILDPLDEVAALLAAAAHDIGHPGKSSQFLCNTSNKLAILYNDLTVLESHHSALTFKVTLSDDNVNIFKNLHADVYKSMRQNIIDMILATEMTKHFEHLARFVNLCSNRIGDSENGAFEEDIVDTSAFLLPENVTLTKRMMIKCADVSNPTRPFRLYVEWTRRIAEEYFDQTDEEKKKKLPVVMPMFDRACCCIPKSQIGFVEYIINDMMEAWDAFIDMPEMVGYMSENYMKWKELNEQGINTLEDVIKLQETPELKLYRKEVSS; this is encoded by the exons ATGAGCGACACGCGTCGATTGACGAATCCGACCTTGCGGATCAGCGGGCGCATCGAGGGCAGCGACACTTTCGGCGAGGACGTGGCTGCCAGCTCGACTCAGACAGGACAAGCACCTTTCGGCTGGCTCAACGGTCTCTTCGGCTTCCTGCGATGCAGCCGCAGACGCAAGGAGTGGCATGCCAGCGAGAGGACCACTTCGTCGCAGCTCGCAGTTTCCAGCGCCTTCATCCTCAGG AAAAATCCTCAGGAAATCAATTTCAACTGGCTCGCTCCCAATGCAGTATCAGACGTCTTCAAG ATTCTGTTGGTGTTTCCACGGGCGGACCAGCAGTCCGAAATACTCGCCGGCGTCGCTCAAAAATTGGGCTGGACCGTCTCGGAGGCGAGGAATGCGGAAGAGGCTGTCGTACTGTTTCGCACGTGCTGTCACGATCTGGCGATCGTCGACCGCAGGGGCGGCGCTGTACGATGCCAAGAAGCTGACCAAGTTTGCAG GACGTTGATCGAGATGAAGAGTGCAAAGCGTTGCAGCATCGTAGCTTTGGTTAAGAAGTC GTTCTTTACTGCTCCGCACAAAGAAGAACTGGTGATCCTACACTTGCTGAACATAGGCTACAATAGG GCGCTAATGGAATGCTCGCACGAGGGGATCTTGATGAATGAGCTCATCGGTATCTACGCGAGCGAGAGTCAGCCGAAAAGCCAGCTGGCCGGTGCTCAGCTGCTCTACCTCGCGGTCGATAAGTGTCGAGATATCATCCACGTGACTAACGATCAGCACGTCATCCAG TTCGCGAACAAGGCGAGCGAGAAGCTGCTGGGATACAGACAGGACGAGTTGCTGGGAAAGAGTCTGGAGGAATTCGTAACGAATGGTCACTTTGCGCTAATGGATCAGCAGCTACAGAAGGGCCGGGAATTCGAGGGGAATTTTCACTGGAAGAGGAAACTCAAGGGATTGATAAACGTTAATTGCAGGATTGTGCCGATGAACGTTCCCGGAAG CAAGACTGCGTTCTACTTGTACCTATACGATACCTCGACCAGTCTAGAATCGTTTCCATCGAGTGGGAGCTTTCAACACTTGCAACCGCGACCGAGCATTCAATCAACGTTTGATCGACGCTCGTTCGAATTGCACCACCCAGGCA AGCCGAGGCGATCTATTGTGGCGAAATTGCACAACTTGCCATTGGAAGCTCCGATTACAAAGATAATCACGCTATTGACTCAAGCTGCGGAAGACGCCATGGACCCAGACGTGAAATTTCAGATTGTATCG GCTATTGAGATACTGAAAGGCACGGAATTGTACTCCCCGTACTTCAGGGACGACATTCTATCTGAATCCGATCCTATCAAGTCAGATTTCTTGGGAGCTTTGATATCG GTCTCTCCTGTCAACGATACTCGCAAATCTTCGAGCATGTCTTTCGGAAGACATTCTGCTATTATGAAGATTCTCAACGCCAATCAGCACCAGCAGATGAATGCAAAATTACTGAAGAGTCCCCGAGGCCCACAAGAACTCGAAGACCTACTCGAAACTGGCTTTGAGTGGAATTTCGACATCTTCAAGCTGGAAACTTTGACGAACAGTAG GCCGCTCTACTATCTCGGCATGACTTTGATGAACCACTACAATGTAGCGGAGCGTCTCGAGTGCGACGAGCGCACGCTGCAGAATTGGCTGACGATAATCGAGGCTAATTACAACAGCCACGTGAGCTACCACAACTCGACGCACGCCACCGACGTGCTGCAGGCCTGCGCTCGGTTCATGCGCTCCGACAGAATACAACAGATACTCGATCCTCTGGATGAGGTAGCGGCATTACTCGCCGCCGCGGCTCACGACATCGGCCATCCAGGCAAATCTAG TCAGTTCCTGTGCAACACAAGCAACAAACTGGCTATTCTTTACAATGATTTAACGGTTCTCGAGTCCCACCACTCGGCTCTTACTTTCAAAGTTACGCTATCCGATGACAACGTCAATATTTTCAAG AATCTGCACGCGGACGTGTACAAGTCCATGAGGCAGAACATAATAGACATGATCCTAGCCACGGAGATGACCAAGCACTTCGAGCACCTCGCCAGGTTCGTGAACCTCTGCAGCAACAGGATCGGCGACTCTGAAAATGGG GCTTTCGAAGAGGACATAGTCGATACGTCTGCGTTTCTGCTTCCGGAGAACGTGACTCTGACAAAGAGAATGATGATCAAGTGCGCCGACGTCTCGAATCCCACGCGACCATTCAGACTCTACGTGGAATGGACGAGGCGCATCGCCGAGGAGTACTTCGACCAG ACCgacgaggagaaaaagaaaaagctgccGGTCGTGATGCCGATGTTCGACCGGGCCTGCTGTTGCATACCCAAATCGCAAATCGGATTCGTCGAATACATCATCAATGATATGATGGAAGCGTGGGATG CGTTCATAGATATGCCGGAAATGGTCGGATACATGAGCGAAAACTACATGAAGTGGAAGGAATTAAAT GAACAAGGTATAAATACTCTCGAAGATGTTATAAAACTCCAAGAAACTCCGGAATTGAAGCTTTATCGAAAAGAAGTTTCAAGCTAG
- the Or295 gene encoding odorant receptor 295 isoform X1 — protein sequence MGLIEVLESRKIFLWICGLWPKEYQHKPKLSQMKLYFIWFNMLMMCLLVFAGLVAIATPDNIPQFLTDFIGFAAAASKLIPFVHNRKRMMKVIMETLKLEETSKFENDNDLEIIRSWRRTRDGVLKYHMRIYGFISVAYCFLPIISQVNTYPAQTIIQASLFVSPWYEFFYGFHCAQLFLYLFIIIATDGLSMILIFKLCEELQRFECLLFERHRADDATLSEKYKSRGEFLRCIIRKHCTILDYGESICNLLTGALFTQYFLLSGTLCFSVFTILSSNSSAMANQMSIMAGTCIVQLFMISLAGELVSTRSLALADALLQSDFCCSIFGELKSSELRQTVLMQLRMQKPLKLSIGTLGVINIEFFSRIMKGVYSFTMLLRTSYV from the exons ATGGGTTTGATAGAGGTACTTGAGTCTCGCAAGATCTTCTTATGGATCTGCGGCCTTTGGCCTAAGGAATATCAACATAAACCGAAACTTAGCCAGATGAAGCTTTACTTTATTTGGTTCAATATGTTAATGATGTGCCTGCTCGTATTTGCAGGTCTTGTTGCCATTGCCACGCCCGATAATATAcctca GTTTTTGACGGATTTTATTGGattcgctgcagcagcgtctAAGCTTATACCCTTCGTGCATAATAG AAAAAGAATGATGAAAGTGATAATGGAAACACTAAAGTTAGAAGAAACTTCGAAATTTGAAAATGACAATGACCTCGAAATCATAAGATCCTGGCGGCGTACTCGAGATGGAGTTCTCAAATATCACATGCGGATTTATGGCTTTATATCGGTTGCGTACTGTTTTCTACCAATAATTTCACAAGTCAACACTTATCCTGCGCAGACAATAATCCAAGCCAGTTTATTCGTTAGCCCATG gtatgaatttttttacggGTTCCATTGCGCTCAGCTGTTCTTGTATTTGTTCATAATCATAGCGACCGATGGCTTGTCCATGATACTCATCTTCAAACTGTGCGAAGAGCTGCAACGCTTCGAATGCCTACTGTTCGAAAGGCATCGAGCCGATGATGCAACGTTGAGCGAGAAATACAAGAGCAGAGGTGAATTTCTCCGATGCATCATCAGAAAGCATTGCACGATACTCGATTACGGCGAAAGCATATGCAATCTTTTGACGGGAGCGCTATTCACACAGTATTTTTTGCTGTCGGGCACGCTCTGCTTCTCCGTTTTTACAATTCTATCA AGCAACAGTTCGGCGATGGCAAACCAAATGTCCATAATGGCAGGAACGTGCATCGTGCAACTTTTCATGATCAGCTTGGCAGGAGAGTTGGTGTCCACGAGGAGCTTAGCACTGGCCGACGCTCTTTTGCAAAGCGATTTCTGCTGTTCCATTTTTGGGGAATTAAAAAGTTCCGAGCTTCGGCAAACCGTGCTGATGCAATTGAGGATGCAGAAACCGCTGAAACTTTCTATCGGCACTTTGGGCGTCATTAATATCGAGTTCTTTTCTCGAATAATGAAAGGAGTATATTCGTTTACCATGTTACTGAGGACTAGCTAcgtttga
- the Or295 gene encoding odorant receptor 295, whose translation MGLIEVLESRKIFLWICGLWPKEYQHKPKLSQMKLYFIWFNMLMMCLLVFAGLVAIATPDNIPQASIRLPRKRMMKVIMETLKLEETSKFENDNDLEIIRSWRRTRDGVLKYHMRIYGFISVAYCFLPIISQVNTYPAQTIIQASLFVSPWYEFFYGFHCAQLFLYLFIIIATDGLSMILIFKLCEELQRFECLLFERHRADDATLSEKYKSRGEFLRCIIRKHCTILDYGESICNLLTGALFTQYFLLSGTLCFSVFTILSSNSSAMANQMSIMAGTCIVQLFMISLAGELVSTRSLALADALLQSDFCCSIFGELKSSELRQTVLMQLRMQKPLKLSIGTLGVINIEFFSRIMKGVYSFTMLLRTSYV comes from the exons ATGGGTTTGATAGAGGTACTTGAGTCTCGCAAGATCTTCTTATGGATCTGCGGCCTTTGGCCTAAGGAATATCAACATAAACCGAAACTTAGCCAGATGAAGCTTTACTTTATTTGGTTCAATATGTTAATGATGTGCCTGCTCGTATTTGCAGGTCTTGTTGCCATTGCCACGCCCGATAATATAcctca aGCATCAATTCGATTACCTAGAAAAAGAATGATGAAAGTGATAATGGAAACACTAAAGTTAGAAGAAACTTCGAAATTTGAAAATGACAATGACCTCGAAATCATAAGATCCTGGCGGCGTACTCGAGATGGAGTTCTCAAATATCACATGCGGATTTATGGCTTTATATCGGTTGCGTACTGTTTTCTACCAATAATTTCACAAGTCAACACTTATCCTGCGCAGACAATAATCCAAGCCAGTTTATTCGTTAGCCCATG gtatgaatttttttacggGTTCCATTGCGCTCAGCTGTTCTTGTATTTGTTCATAATCATAGCGACCGATGGCTTGTCCATGATACTCATCTTCAAACTGTGCGAAGAGCTGCAACGCTTCGAATGCCTACTGTTCGAAAGGCATCGAGCCGATGATGCAACGTTGAGCGAGAAATACAAGAGCAGAGGTGAATTTCTCCGATGCATCATCAGAAAGCATTGCACGATACTCGATTACGGCGAAAGCATATGCAATCTTTTGACGGGAGCGCTATTCACACAGTATTTTTTGCTGTCGGGCACGCTCTGCTTCTCCGTTTTTACAATTCTATCA AGCAACAGTTCGGCGATGGCAAACCAAATGTCCATAATGGCAGGAACGTGCATCGTGCAACTTTTCATGATCAGCTTGGCAGGAGAGTTGGTGTCCACGAGGAGCTTAGCACTGGCCGACGCTCTTTTGCAAAGCGATTTCTGCTGTTCCATTTTTGGGGAATTAAAAAGTTCCGAGCTTCGGCAAACCGTGCTGATGCAATTGAGGATGCAGAAACCGCTGAAACTTTCTATCGGCACTTTGGGCGTCATTAATATCGAGTTCTTTTCTCGAATAATGAAAGGAGTATATTCGTTTACCATGTTACTGAGGACTAGCTAcgtttga
- the Or295 gene encoding odorant receptor 295 isoform X2 encodes MGLIEVLESRKIFLWICGLWPKEYQHKPKLSQMKLYFIWFNMLMMCLLVFAGLVAIATPDNIPQFLTDFIGFAAAASKLIPFVHNRKRMMKVIMETLKLEETSKFENDNDLEIIRSWRRTRDGVLKYHMRIYGFISVAYCFLPIISQVNTYPAQTIIQASLFVSPWYEFFYGFHCAQLFLYLFIIIATDGLSMILIFKLCEELQRFECLLFERHRADDATLSEKYKSREQQFGDGKPNVHNGRNVHRATFHDQLGRRVGVHEELSTGRRSFAKRFLLFHFWGIKKFRASANRADAIEDAETAETFYRHFGRH; translated from the exons ATGGGTTTGATAGAGGTACTTGAGTCTCGCAAGATCTTCTTATGGATCTGCGGCCTTTGGCCTAAGGAATATCAACATAAACCGAAACTTAGCCAGATGAAGCTTTACTTTATTTGGTTCAATATGTTAATGATGTGCCTGCTCGTATTTGCAGGTCTTGTTGCCATTGCCACGCCCGATAATATAcctca GTTTTTGACGGATTTTATTGGattcgctgcagcagcgtctAAGCTTATACCCTTCGTGCATAATAG AAAAAGAATGATGAAAGTGATAATGGAAACACTAAAGTTAGAAGAAACTTCGAAATTTGAAAATGACAATGACCTCGAAATCATAAGATCCTGGCGGCGTACTCGAGATGGAGTTCTCAAATATCACATGCGGATTTATGGCTTTATATCGGTTGCGTACTGTTTTCTACCAATAATTTCACAAGTCAACACTTATCCTGCGCAGACAATAATCCAAGCCAGTTTATTCGTTAGCCCATG gtatgaatttttttacggGTTCCATTGCGCTCAGCTGTTCTTGTATTTGTTCATAATCATAGCGACCGATGGCTTGTCCATGATACTCATCTTCAAACTGTGCGAAGAGCTGCAACGCTTCGAATGCCTACTGTTCGAAAGGCATCGAGCCGATGATGCAACGTTGAGCGAGAAATACAAGAGCAGAG AGCAACAGTTCGGCGATGGCAAACCAAATGTCCATAATGGCAGGAACGTGCATCGTGCAACTTTTCATGATCAGCTTGGCAGGAGAGTTGGTGTCCACGAGGAGCTTAGCACTGGCCGACGCTCTTTTGCAAAGCGATTTCTGCTGTTCCATTTTTGGGGAATTAAAAAGTTCCGAGCTTCGGCAAACCGTGCTGATGCAATTGAGGATGCAGAAACCGCTGAAACTTTCTATCGGCACTTTGGGCGTCATTAA
- the LOC100119609 gene encoding queuine tRNA-ribosyltransferase accessory subunit 2: protein MKFCATSLTRCTPRLGTLTEIERLPNLSFETPLLLLYTRRGSVPHLSKDVFKRLTEEQQFLLTSLPSTIFMTDFVKQFESFNDYVSMQEYPFFLSIQDPSETTNSGYQKNQSIAVWSRNGRSTVTPDRYMNIAEIFKPDMYVTLCDGDTDQDSSSKRISKTIERSKVLFEKCLTRHLASDILKNKGFLGSIEGGYNLQAREKSIKYMEGKPLLGYMIDGLHKNGIEVQNISIDQIKPVIEHSLNLLPMDKLRVLMGCWNPPTILDLVDLGIDVFDSSYSFLMTEQSKALTFLCNDCKHGERSALINLSEKRYVEDFEPICKACSCLTCKNHTKAYINHLIQTKELLAEVLLMIHNTHHYMEFFKAIRQHIKNGTFHEFRNKIYVKFSQMIEQS from the exons ATGAAGTTCTGCGCGACATCATTGACGCGATGCACGCCTCGGCTGGGAACACTGACGGAGATCGAAAGGCTGCCTAATCTGTCTTTTGAAACGCCTCTGTTGCTTCTGTATACAAGA AGAGGCAGCGTCCCACATTTGAGCAAGGATGTGTTCAAAAGGTTGACAGAGGAGCAGCAGTTTTTGTTGACATCGCTGCCGTCGACTATTTTCATGACGGATTTCGTCAAGCAGTTCGAATCCTTCAATGATTATGTCAGCATGCAG GAATACCCATTTTTCTTGAGTATTCAAGACCCATCGGAAACTACGAATTCAGGTTATCAAAAAAACCAATCCATTGCTGTGTGGTCCAGGAATGGAAGATCCACGGTCACTCCTGATAGATATATGAATATAGCAGAAATTTTTAAACCAGATATGTACGTTACCTTGTGCGATGGGGATACGGATCAAGATAGTAGCTCAAAGCGAATTAGCAAAACCATAGAGAGGAGCAAAGTGTTGTTTGAAAAGTGCCTTACACGACATTTGGCCTCTGATATACTGAAGAACAAGGGTTTCCTAGGCTCCATTGAGGGCGGGTACAATCTTCAGGCCAGAGAGAAATCCATAAAGTATATGGAAGGTAAACCACTTCTTGGATACATGATTGATGGACTACACAAAAATGGTATTGAAGTACAAAATATTAGCATAGATCAAATTAAACCTGTGATTGAACATTCTCTT AATTTACTTCCCATGGATAAACTCCGTGTTCTGATGGGTTGTTGGAACCCACCAACCATTTTAGATTTAGTTGACTTGGGCATAGATGTATTTGATTCCTCGTATTCATTTTTAATGACAGAACAGTCAAAAGCCTTAACTTTCTTATGCAATGATTGTAAACATGGAGAAAGAAGTGCCTTGATAAATCTTTCTGAGAAAAG ATATGTAGAAGATTTTGAACCTATCTGTAAAGCATGTTCATGCTTAACTTGTAAAAACCACACCAAAGCATATATAAATCACCTCATACAGACCAAAGAATTACTAGCAGAGGTACTCCTGATGAT ACACAATACTCATCATTACATGGAGTTCTTCAAAGCTATCCGGCAGCATATAAAAAATGGAACTTTTCacgaatttcgaaataaaatttacgtGAAATTTTCGCAGATGATTGAACAATcatga